In Anaerosporomusa subterranea, the genomic window AGCCGGTCCAACAGGCAAAAGCATAGGTCTTATCAATATAAACCGCCGGCTGAAGCGCCTTTATGGACACGGTTTGGAAATTGTCAGCAAAGTGAATAGCGGAACGATTGTGAGCATTACCATTCCTGACGAAAGGAAGGAACCATAATATGATAAGAACGGTACTCGTAGATGACGAACGGCCTGCCTTGAAAGCGCTGGAGCATTTGCTCAGCCAATATCCCAACGTTGAAATTGCCGGATCATTTACCGATATAGAGAAGGCCTTGAAGCTAATAAAGAGCGGCAATATTCATCTCTTGTTTTTAGATATCGACATGCCTAAACAAAACGGCATCGAATTTGCAAAAAAAATACACCGCCAAAACAGCAATATTGAAATTGTTTTTGTTACGGCCTACCAGCAATTTGCCGTCGATGCCTTTGAAGTTAAGGCCATTGACTATGTTATGAAACCAGTATCCAAAAAAAGACTGGACAGCACCATTGAGCGCCTGGCGCGAAACAGCCAGGCCGTAAATTGCTTGGCTGTCAGCCAGAACCAAACCGATTTTCTAAACCAGTTGCTTACCAAAACAAACATTGACCCGGAAGCTGCCCTTCTGCAAGCCGCCGAACTAGGGATCAATTTTGCCAAACCTTTTTCCATTTACTTTCTGCTGCCGATTGAAGGGAACAAACAAGCACGCACGTCCTTCATTAGTAAACTAGTTTCCGATCCCGGTTTTATGGCTTGGGAAACACCCCACGGAATTGGCATTTTAGACTATACCATTACCGCTCCCAACAATGCCAAAGAGCTC contains:
- a CDS encoding response regulator, with the translated sequence MIRTVLVDDERPALKALEHLLSQYPNVEIAGSFTDIEKALKLIKSGNIHLLFLDIDMPKQNGIEFAKKIHRQNSNIEIVFVTAYQQFAVDAFEVKAIDYVMKPVSKKRLDSTIERLARNSQAVNCLAVSQNQTDFLNQLLTKTNIDPEAALLQAAELGINFAKPFSIYFLLPIEGNKQARTSFISKLVSDPGFMAWETPHGIGILDYTITAPNNAKELELANAETIKTIAAGYFPEKKVILGIAEYNPNLESFADRYVQARNTAVIAARMVAHSAVYHFLDSCFLPVLDQYINNHNRDVLIDRTIGKILEYDRLNSTDLFPTMEQIFFNNSLQEGANTLFVHYKTIVFRKQSIEKVLGISLNSFSGRTMLGVALTIYYLKNIPVLSDD